The Streptomyces kanamyceticus genome window below encodes:
- a CDS encoding DUF6578 domain-containing protein — protein sequence MTLRGVWKVLYADWQMECCGTPFAVGDEVTWPLLVLSGGGDGLYGMDGMDGWQEDFSEIEGPVVALDSLPGDWLADDIEDEGDEGDEADEGDKDDEGDEEPWEASVVRAHGVTVPWNHAPPRPARTALRGLLSVERHGGRWPDTVGRVRTIHVVTQGFAETTEGSGTYAPVPGERWLRPVELCPKWFHGEHLSRTSQGPGYRRAETGVLVELEVRDDED from the coding sequence ATGACTCTGCGCGGGGTGTGGAAGGTGCTGTACGCGGACTGGCAGATGGAGTGCTGCGGTACGCCGTTCGCGGTGGGGGACGAGGTGACGTGGCCGCTGCTCGTCCTGTCTGGCGGCGGGGACGGCTTGTACGGCATGGACGGCATGGACGGCTGGCAGGAGGATTTCAGCGAGATCGAGGGGCCCGTGGTGGCGCTCGACTCCTTGCCGGGGGACTGGCTGGCGGACGACATCGAAGACGAGGGCGACGAGGGCGACGAGGCCGACGAGGGCGACAAGGACGACGAGGGCGACGAGGAGCCGTGGGAGGCGTCCGTCGTGCGGGCGCACGGGGTGACGGTCCCGTGGAACCACGCGCCCCCGCGCCCCGCGCGGACCGCGCTCAGGGGCCTGCTCTCCGTGGAGCGGCACGGCGGCCGCTGGCCGGACACGGTCGGCAGGGTCCGCACCATCCACGTGGTGACCCAGGGCTTCGCGGAGACGACCGAGGGGTCGGGGACGTACGCGCCGGTGCCCGGCGAGCGCTGGCTGCGCCCCGTCGAGCTCTGCCCGAAGTGGTTCCACGGAGAACACCTCTCGCGGACGTCGCAGGGGCCGGGCTACCGGCGGGCCGAGACCGGGGTGCTCGTGGAGCTGGAGGTCCGGGACGACGAGGACTGA